The segment CAGTTAAATTACACAGCTAAAAAGCCACCTGTCAAGCTTAACCTACAGATGTTTGTTTACATTTATAAACGTTGGCCCCATTACTTGTTTTCTCTGCTTTCAAACCGAAAATAAAACACACCATAGAAGCAGCAGAAGGCGAAGAGATAAGCGGCTACATTTTTTTCCGGCAAGAGGGACGGTTGAATAATTCTTCTCCGGTAAGTATTTGCATGtttcaaatttctaaatattGGTAAAATCGAGTTCATCATGTAAACTGGTTATTCTTGGTCGGTGATGTGTCACTGATCTTGATCGGTTGGGTCCGTAATGGTTCTCATGAGCTCAATTTTCGTAGAAAACTAGTTTCTGGATATAGATGTGATATAATGTCTATTTGTTTCCTGATTTAGAATAGTTGACCGATGAAGTCAAGCTGTTTATGTCTGAAAATTTCCAAATTAAGAAACTAAAGCTTATCTATCGAGCTGCTGAGATCTGATCATTCATAATTCTATCTTTTGCTTTCATCCAGCTTCCTGTGGCATTGTGGTTTTACTTCCTCGTCACTCTTGAAATGGCTAGTACTCTGAGGAACATCCATGGTAAGAGATCTAACTTCCAATCTGAGTTTCCTGGAAATGGAGGAAGTAAGAGAAGAAATCTTCATGATGATGATACAGATCACAACGTTATCGGCTCTGAAGACACTGTCTATCGTTACTTGTGCCCTGTGAAAAAGACTGGGAGCATTATCGGCAAAGGCGGTGAGATCGCAAAGCAGATAAGGTCAGAGACAAAGTCAAACATGAGGATCAACGAAGCTTTGCCCGGTTGTGAGGAGCGTGTTGTTACCATATATTCCACTAGTGATGAGTTGAATCATTTTGGAGACGATGGAGAGCTTGTTTGTCCTGCTTTGGATGCTCTTTTCAAGGTTCATGACATGGTTGTAGCGGACAGTAAtgacaatgatgatgatgatgatggtgatgaggATCTTGTTGGAAAACAAATGGTTACTGTGAGGATGCTTGTTCCTTCAGACCAGATAGGTTGCGTTATCGGGAAAGGCGGACAAGTTATCCAGAAGCTGCGTACCGAAACCAATGCTCAGATTCGTGTCATTAAAGATAACCTACCTCCCTGTGCTTTGACTTTGAGCCATGATGAGCTTCTTCAGGTGATAGATAGATACACTCTCACAAGTCTTTATATATGACTTCTAAGATTAGctcatgtgtgtgtgtgttgttggttgattttgtttctttcaGATTATTGGAGAGCCTCTGGTTGTTAGAGAGGCTCTTTATCAAGTTGCTTCACTGCTTCATGATAACCCGTCGCGGTTTCAGCactctctcctctcttctccaAGTACAATGTATCAACCTGGTGGGATGTTGATGTGTGCACCATTAACCAGCTCTCACAGAAACTACACTGCACGCAGAGACGTAGCGGATGCGACGGAGTTTTGTGTTTGTTTCATCTGTCCAGCTGAAAATGTTGGAGGTGTTATAGGGAAAGGAGGTGGTTTCATTAATCAGATCAGGCAAGAAACTGGTGCAACCATTAGAGTCAATACCTCGGaaactgaagaagatgatagcATCATTTTCATTTCATCAAAAGAGGTAACCAAAAGAAATCTCATATAAAGatcttattatttaaataaacgatttttttgtgtgtgtagtTCTATGAGGATCAATCACCAACGGTGAATGCAGCCATACGTTTACAAGAGAGATGCAGTGAGAAAGTTGGTAAAGATACAAATGATGCAACAATCTCCACTCGTTTACTTGTGTCGAGCTCCCATATAGGGTGCCTAATTGGAAAAGGTGGTGCTGTTATATCCGAGATGAGGAGTGTAACACGAGCTAATATACGTATTCTTCAAAAGGAAAATGTACCAAAAATTGCACGTGAAGATGAGGAGATGGTTCAGGTAATTAAAGACACATAAATGTATTATTAGAACCATTTGCTGTATAGACTAAGGTAATATTCTGTTTTGTTGTGGTCAGATTACTGGAAGTCCTGATGCAGCTATGAAAGCTCTTACGCAAGTGGTCTTGCGATTAAGAGCTAACGCTTTTGACATGAATCATGGACTTGTCTTGCTTCCTACATCTTTCCCATATATTCCTCAAGTATCTGAATCTTCAAACAGGTCCAAATACGCAAAGCGTGATGGTTCCAGAGATCAAGACTATAGTAAACTGGTATGTACTGGTAACAATGAAGAAAATGTTAGGTATCGATCTGTATATCAGGATATTCAACTTAAGTATATGATTTGTTGTTACAGAGTTCAAATTCCAAGAGAAGAAACCATGTTTCTTAAAGCGAGAAGGCCTATCTTAGAAAGGTAATGGTTTTagcacaaaaagaagaagaaagataatGGTTTATGGTTTTCGAGTATTATTCAAAAGACAACAAGACTGAGAGTGTTCCACAGTTTCAGAACTTATATGttgatgtaattttttttattactttgtAATAATTACTTTTTATGCAATTCACATAAGATATGTAAACATGAGGGtgtcttttcatcttttcctttgcttatttatttgttattttaatttggTTATACTATTTGAATTTCAATAGTGtttttcatttctatttttggtAACTAAGTAAACTATATTACAAACAAACATGGCATGACACAAGGCACTAGCTATAAGCCTATAACTGGTCCTACAACATCTGTGTGAGAATGAATTACAGATTACATAGTCGAAACTCCAATCACTGGATTTGGATTCAGTGTACAAATATCTATGAAGGCTCAATATTTTGACTTTCTTTCATTATGCCTGATATTTGTGTCAGGATACTCTGAATATTTTCTTCCTTTGCTCTTATAACATatagattttctaaaaatttcactAAGTTTTTATTCCTTTCTACATACAAAGTTgcagtaaaaacaaaaaaaaacaaaaaatgatttcaCTAGTTCAAACTTTCAGAAAAACTGCAGTCAAATTAGCAAACACTTTGAAGTAATTTATAGCTTAGATTAATAGCTAATTAAGGACATGAGTATAATGCCAAAAAATAGAACTCTTATTGGTTGTTGTTGGATGTAACAAATCAGAGCAGGTGAAGAGGGGATAGATAATACACAAGATTACAAATTAATCTTTGCTCATTGTATGTCCTCAGCAAAAACCTAATTTCTCTGTCTTTATATGAATACTACACTTATGCTTTACAATTTTCTTATATTCTTCACTATAATCAACTATTCAAAGTCTTAACCACTTCTTGAATTTATTCACTGTGGACATCCATATAAATTGTGGACAGACCCTTTTGTGTAACATCCACAGATAAAAAAATGGAGGAAGCAAAGCAAATTGAAGTTGGGGAAACTTCCTCATCTACACCATCTAGAAAAGTTATAACTCTGGAGCCAAAGCTGGTTATAAAGAAAGGAATATCGACTCTTGGATTTGTTTTTCGGTTATTTGCTGTTTTCGGAACTATAGGAAGCGCACTCGCCATGGGAACAACACAAGAATCAGTTGTCTCTTTGACTCAGCTTGTACTCCTTAAAGCTAAATACAGCGACTTACCAACGCTCATGTAATATACTCAATGAGATCAGTTACGTTAGTTTGGTATATTTTTTCCATAGATAACCATATTGGTCTGTTTCATAGGTTCTTTGTGGTTGCAAACGCGGTTGCTGGTGGATATTTGGTTCTTTCTCTACCTGTGAGTATCTTTCATATCATCAGTACTAAAGCTAAAACCTCAAGAATCATCTTGCTCGCCATCGATACGGTAATTTTTAGTTACTCCTCTAAAATTGCACCTATAGCTAGTCTTTCATGAGCTCAAAGTATATAGTTGTACTCCTCTTCTATTACACTACACCTACTATTTCATGAGCTTCAATAGGACAACAGCACGTAAGCATAAACATAGCAAATTAACGTGTGACACAAGACGATTAACTTGTATCTCAAGAAAACCTATGTCTTACCGATACACTCAAAAAGTTTGTTTCTATGTATATATAACAAGGTAATGTTGGCTTTGGTGAGCTGTGGTGCTTCTGCAGCGACATCAACCGTGTATTTAGCTCACGAGGGGAACACAACCGCTAACTGGCCGCCCATTTGCCAGCAATTTGATGGATTCTGCGAACGCATCTCAGGATCTCTCATCGGTTCTTTCTGCGCAGTGATCTTGCTCATGCTTGTTGTTATCAATTCCGGTATCTCTCTATCGCGCCACtaagatatatatatctaattcaGCATCACAATCGTGGAGAGATGTGTATCTAATTAATCTACAATATGGTCTTTTaagcttatatatataatgtagaCTTGTAATGCAATGTAACGTAATGTAATGATACAGAGATTTCATGTGAAGATATAACATTTAGGCAAGAAGCTCCACAACATCGTCTATTGATTTCAATGTCTTCTCGTAGTAGAGATACGACTCATACACCTTTGGCGTCCGTACGTAAAAATCCAactatttcattaaaaacatttaacagAATTATCATAAGACATTGATAAGAATATGAAATAGCATATCGTCGTCAAATATGAAATTACAAATACAATTCATACAAATACAACTATTCGTGTATGGTTTGATTTACATTAATcttgtaaatataatataactttaaGATGAATAATATTATGGTATTTGAATTCCAGATCATTTGAACCGtttaaaacattatatacattttataaaatatatactcaataattatataattttttttttgtaaaatatagttatataatttacctcaatgaaaatatatagaaacgaAAACACCAATGTTTAAACATTTTTCTATAAAGCATTAATTACTTAACTTCTACATACCTCACTCATGTTGCTGACTAGCTGATTTGCCGCTTGAACGTAATCATTCCGGCGACTCTCCGGCAAGATGTTCATGGCGTTGGTAAGATCCTGTGACAGATAAGCCTGTTTTAGTCTTATGTAGAAGATGACGTACCTCCACGACATATGGTCCAACATCTCCCTCATGTCTCTTAATCCTTCAGCCGTCTGTTTTATACGCGCCGCCGCATCCTCCGGCGATAGCCCTGGCTGAAAATATTTCTCCTTAATGAATGACCTCGTTCCCCATTTCTCCTGAGCTAATGCTGATGACGTGGCGATGGCACCGGCCCCGATGGCCGTGAGTGTTATAAGCGATGTCAGGGTTCTCCGGCGAGTGAAGCTGTCTTGTTGGGATTCTCCTACGGAGCAAATGATGGAGATTAGTGGATTTATACGGCGATGGTCGTTTGACCGGCGGAGATACGGTGGTGGAGTTTTGGTGGTGAAGGAGCTCATCGGATTTTCGTTTTActcttttcctttttaaaaatttgtttttgaggatttagtcaaaaaaaaaaaaatttgtttttgaggATATGAAATGGGAGGAGCTGAAAATACTGTCTAGTGGAACTTCATTTTTGCCACATTTGCACGCATGTTTAtccttaaaattttatattaaaatatgaaatatacataaaaatGAGTGAACATTTACATGGAAAATACTAGATCTCGGTACATTTATCCGAAATCGAAAGATCAAACCGAATCAAAAATAAAGTTTAGTTCGGGTTTAGATCCTATTAATCATATGAGTGGGTCATATATTTctagaacaaaaaaatttgaacCGAATCGAAAATCGAATATTcgaatatagtttatatatttataattattagctatattcaaatttaaaataatcaaataattaaaaaatactatttgtaagtcaaaatatccaaaaacttgaattattagaatatttttatccaaaatatttaaaattatacaaattttTATCGACACACAAAAAACTGATATTTAATACAAAAGTTTTGGATTTTTGACTTTTTAATCCAAAACCGGAACAAAACCGGAACCgaacaaaatatgaaattacTTTAGATATAAGTTTGTTTATAACTTTATTACCGGAATCAAAccgaaaaacaaaataattgagccggaaccgaaccgaactttctAAATACCTAAAAGATCGTAAACTTTTATAACCGAAGAACTGATGAATTGAAAGAAACATACCGGAGCGCTCCGAACCGAGAACTGAATGCCCATGGTTAGGAAATACTGACTAGTGTAACCAAAACGATGTCGTTTCATAAACAATAGAGTAGAGTCAATCAgtttttgggttgttaaactTTGCGACTTCGTAACTTACCCGCCGGTGAGAAAAATGGAGCGGCGCCGAGTAACCGGAGAAGCACCAACCCAAAAGAGGATCCTGCTCGCATCACTATCGGCGATGGTCGCGGAGTCAGTTACGTTTCCGATTGATCTCACAAAGACCAGAATGCAGCTCCATGGTTATGCTCCCGGATCCGCTTCGGCTGCTCACCGGGTCGGCGCCATCGGAGTGGTGTCTGAGATCATGAGGCAGGAAGGGATGATGGGTTTCTACAAAGGTCTCTCTCCGGCGATTATAAGACACCTCTTCTACACGCCGATCAGAATCATCGGGTACGAGAATCTGAAAGGGCTCATTGTCAGATCCGATGCTAACAATGGAGAGTCTCTTCCTTTGGCCACAAAGGCTCTCCTCGGAGGGTTATCTGGTGTAATGGCTCAGGTAAAGAA is part of the Brassica rapa cultivar Chiifu-401-42 chromosome A09, CAAS_Brap_v3.01, whole genome shotgun sequence genome and harbors:
- the LOC103842994 gene encoding RNA-binding KH domain-containing protein RCF3 isoform X1, giving the protein MASTLRNIHGKRSNFQSEFPGNGGSKRRNLHDDDTDHNVIGSEDTVYRYLCPVKKTGSIIGKGGEIAKQIRSETKSNMRINEALPGCEERVVTIYSTSDELNHFGDDGELVCPALDALFKVHDMVVADSNDNDDDDDGDEDLVGKQMVTVRMLVPSDQIGCVIGKGGQVIQKLRTETNAQIRVIKDNLPPCALTLSHDELLQIIGEPLVVREALYQVASLLHDNPSRFQHSLLSSPSTMYQPGGMLMCAPLTSSHRNYTARRDVADATEFCVCFICPAENVGGVIGKGGGFINQIRQETGATIRVNTSETEEDDSIIFISSKEFYEDQSPTVNAAIRLQERCSEKVGKDTNDATISTRLLVSSSHIGCLIGKGGAVISEMRSVTRANIRILQKENVPKIAREDEEMVQITGSPDAAMKALTQVVLRLRANAFDMNHGLVLLPTSFPYIPQVSESSNRSKYAKRDGSRDQDYSKLSSNSKRRNHVS
- the LOC103842994 gene encoding RNA-binding KH domain-containing protein RCF3 isoform X2, with the translated sequence MASTLRNIHDHNVIGSEDTVYRYLCPVKKTGSIIGKGGEIAKQIRSETKSNMRINEALPGCEERVVTIYSTSDELNHFGDDGELVCPALDALFKVHDMVVADSNDNDDDDDGDEDLVGKQMVTVRMLVPSDQIGCVIGKGGQVIQKLRTETNAQIRVIKDNLPPCALTLSHDELLQIIGEPLVVREALYQVASLLHDNPSRFQHSLLSSPSTMYQPGGMLMCAPLTSSHRNYTARRDVADATEFCVCFICPAENVGGVIGKGGGFINQIRQETGATIRVNTSETEEDDSIIFISSKEFYEDQSPTVNAAIRLQERCSEKVGKDTNDATISTRLLVSSSHIGCLIGKGGAVISEMRSVTRANIRILQKENVPKIAREDEEMVQITGSPDAAMKALTQVVLRLRANAFDMNHGLVLLPTSFPYIPQVSESSNRSKYAKRDGSRDQDYSKLSSNSKRRNHVS
- the LOC103842996 gene encoding casparian strip membrane protein 6, giving the protein MEEAKQIEVGETSSSTPSRKVITLEPKLVIKKGISTLGFVFRLFAVFGTIGSALAMGTTQESVVSLTQLVLLKAKYSDLPTLMFFVVANAVAGGYLVLSLPVSIFHIISTKAKTSRIILLAIDTVMLALVSCGASAATSTVYLAHEGNTTANWPPICQQFDGFCERISGSLIGSFCAVILLMLVVINSGISLSRH
- the LOC103842995 gene encoding photosynthetic NDH subunit of lumenal location 2, chloroplastic; its protein translation is MSSFTTKTPPPYLRRSNDHRRINPLISIICSVGESQQDSFTRRRTLTSLITLTAIGAGAIATSSALAQEKWGTRSFIKEKYFQPGLSPEDAAARIKQTAEGLRDMREMLDHMSWRYVIFYIRLKQAYLSQDLTNAMNILPESRRNDYVQAANQLVSNMSELDFYVRTPKVYESYLYYEKTLKSIDDVVELLA